The DNA region ATAGTTCACCGAGTTTTATCAAACTCCTCACCTCATGGAGATTCTAGCACACAAGGGGCTATGTTAGAAGATTAGCAGCTTTCTGAGGCTGTCTTGAACCAGATTTTCAAAGTCAGTTCACAATGAATCTATTATCTTGATTAGCGACACTGATAGCAACCTCGGCGGATTTCTCCTTATCCTTTATTTCAAGCATTATGTCGAAATCATAAGGACGACTCTTGATCAAAAAAGAGTTGAAATGGTCCAGATCGATAGCCTGAGCATGCCTCCCTTTTCGTGCCCCATTTTCTTGAGTGCTGTAGTCGACAATCGGTATGCCGTCTTCTTTAGACCATGTTGACCGTGGCAAATCGAGGGAATCAGCGAAATCTATTCCCCCATCAAGAATCGAATGATGGAAGACATCAAGAAGTATCGGGATGTTTGTCGCATGATGAATTGACAGGCAGTCTGCAAGTGAATAAAGTCTCTCATCATTCTCTATTACCAGCCTATCATTTATTTCGCTTGATAGTCCCTTGTACTCATCAACGAATCTGCTGACAGCCGCTTCTTTCTCTCCGTATACTCCACCTACATGAATCTGGATTTTCGCACTTCTGTCAAGATTCATGAGATCCAAA from Mesotoga sp. BH458_6_3_2_1 includes:
- the uvsE gene encoding UV DNA damage repair endonuclease UvsE codes for the protein MKIGYPCINTTLDCSSARSFRLASYSERRLIETVGANLACLEKIIDYNKTKNILFFRITSNLVPFASHPICKTDWVKFFRSDFENVGKKIRRYNMRVSMHPDQFVLLNSPKREVVDNSIAELEYHAKILDLMNLDRSAKIQIHVGGVYGEKEAAVSRFVDEYKGLSSEINDRLVIENDERLYSLADCLSIHHATNIPILLDVFHHSILDGGIDFADSLDLPRSTWSKEDGIPIVDYSTQENGARKGRHAQAIDLDHFNSFLIKSRPYDFDIMLEIKDKEKSAEVAISVANQDNRFIVN